From the Carya illinoinensis cultivar Pawnee chromosome 4, C.illinoinensisPawnee_v1, whole genome shotgun sequence genome, one window contains:
- the LOC122306285 gene encoding FCS-Like Zinc finger 13-like, with product MLGNRPRPIIGNLSKLLISGHRAEFLEVVKSPKSPLDLKMQSPRGIKNYDLGGVGLGIVAALEKTNDSGRRHAVLAKYAVCSCNLNRSNPISVNSNKFCGRLKGGYEDYEAANSENYTYVTCHGPTKSFTRVYYDGGEHGLTSGHERNDLEFDRCSNKLGNIKDSETRSEETFSGYPTSDFLSSCHLCSKSLHGKDIYMYRGEKAFCSTECRSRQIMMDERKEQCRLESSRSVDVSSSPYTRGQIFSPGILAA from the exons ATGTTAGGAAATAGGCCCCGGCCGATAATCGGAAATCTATCGAAATTATTAATTTCCGGTCATCGAGCCGAGTTTTTGGAGGTGGTGAAGAGTCCAAAGAGTCCATTGGACCTCAAGATGCAATCCCCAAGAGGAATAAAGAATTATGATCTTGGTGGGGTTGGCTTGGGTATTGTTGCTGCTCTTGAGAAAACTAATGATAGTGGAAGGCGACACGCAGTTTTGGCAAAGTATGCTGTTTGTAGTTGCAATCTGAATCGATCCAATCCCATATCTGtaaattcaaacaaattttgtgGGAGATTAAAGGGAGGCTATGAAGATTATGAAGCAGCCAATTCAGAGAACTATACATATGTGACTTGTCATGGGCCAACCAAGTCCTTCACCAGGGTGTATTATGATGGAGGTGAACATGGATTAACAAGTGGGCATGAAAGAAATGACCTTGAGTTTGATAGATGTAGCAACAAATTGGGCAATATCAAGGACTCAGAGACAAGATCTGAGGAAACTTTTTCAGGGTATCCAACATCAGATTTTCTCAGTTCGTGTCACTTGTGCAGTAAAAGCCTCCATGGCAAAGACATATACATGTACag AGGAGAGAAAGCATTTTGTAGCACAGAGTGTCGGTCAAGGCAGATAATGATGGATGAGCGGAAAGAACAGTGTAGATTGGAGTCATCAAGGTCTGTAGATGTTTCAAGCTCACCATACACGAGAGGCCAGATCTTCTCACCTGGGATTCTTGCAGCTTAG